The following coding sequences are from one Streptomyces venezuelae window:
- a CDS encoding response regulator has translation MAISVVIADDQDMVRMGFRMILERSGGIDVLADVADGEAALETARRLRPDVLLADIRMPGIDGLEVTRRLCADAATPEDRRPRVLIVTTFDDDEYVRQALHHGASGFLLKDASPELLVEAVRAAAAGDSLISPAITVRMLKDWTSAGPTAGRQPTEELTDRERDVVRLLANGMTNAEIAGELFVSQSTVKAHLAHVQTKLAARNRVEIAVWAWESGLARG, from the coding sequence ATGGCGATCAGTGTGGTCATCGCCGACGACCAGGACATGGTCCGCATGGGCTTCCGGATGATCCTGGAGAGGAGTGGGGGCATCGACGTCCTCGCCGATGTGGCGGACGGCGAAGCGGCGCTGGAGACGGCACGCCGCCTGCGCCCGGACGTGCTGCTCGCCGACATCCGTATGCCGGGGATCGACGGCCTGGAGGTCACGCGCAGGCTGTGCGCGGATGCGGCGACCCCCGAGGACCGCAGGCCCCGCGTGCTGATCGTCACGACCTTCGACGACGACGAGTACGTCCGACAGGCCCTGCACCACGGCGCCAGCGGGTTCCTGCTCAAGGACGCGAGCCCCGAACTGCTCGTGGAGGCCGTGCGCGCGGCCGCGGCGGGCGACTCGCTGATCTCGCCGGCCATCACCGTACGGATGCTCAAGGACTGGACGTCCGCCGGGCCTACCGCGGGCCGGCAGCCGACGGAGGAACTCACCGACCGCGAGCGGGACGTCGTGCGGCTGCTGGCCAACGGCATGACGAACGCCGAGATCGCCGGCGAGCTGTTCGTCTCCCAGTCGACCGTCAAGGCGCACCTGGCGCACGTGCAGACGAAACTCGCCGCGCGCAACCGCGTCGAGATCGCCGTGTGGGCCTGGGAGAGCGGTCTGGCCCGCGGCTGA
- a CDS encoding type I polyketide synthase, with product MANEEKLIEYLKWTTAELHRTQQQLRDLQAAQHEPIAVVSTACRLPGKTRTPDDLWDLVSEGRDAVTGFPDDRTWELPEDLPYARLGGFLDDAAGFDAGFFDIGATEAVATEPLQRLMLHLAWETVERGHIAPHTLRSTLTGVYVGATGHDYATRLETAPDELLPYLGGGTSGSLVSGRIAYALGLEGPAISVDTACSSSLVALHLACQALRRGECRLALAGGGTVMSTPHTFHAFAHQKSLAQDGRCKPFAAAADGMGLGEGVGLVLLERLGDARRNGHPVLAVIRGSAVNQDGAGYGLAAPNGPSQQAVIRAALADAGLTPGQVDAVEAHGTGTPIGDAIEVQALLATYGADRSPERPLWLGSIKSNTGHTQGAAGTAALIKMIQAFRHDTLPPTLHIDRPTPLATWKKGTVRLLTEAVDWPRRDEPRRVGISAFATSGTNAHLILEEPPVPDEAPPTPDTLAAAAAPELPVAWPLSARTPEALQELAKALVTHLASADPTPSTTEVAHSLAATRSPLEHRAVLIGTDITGLVAAARALAAGDDHPDLTRTPADATPKKIVWHFDGTPAAGIEAAATDLGGAFPLFAATFEETRALLDTHIPTTTPATLHFAVHTSLARVLLEAGVHAHTVGGTGVGHITAAYTAGVLTLDDACRLAAAHLTTTADGGSPTPETYGPVLKELTFRSATLALTGTAPADTPLSSPGYWHHHLAPADPASPDLDPETHTVLDLSAFSPSTSAARTVLTALARLHTSGGTVDWTPLTRRTPRQRTIDLPTYPFQATRHWLHDHTTHTAA from the coding sequence GTGGCGAACGAAGAGAAGCTCATCGAGTACCTCAAGTGGACGACCGCCGAGCTGCACCGGACCCAGCAGCAGCTGCGGGACCTCCAGGCCGCACAGCACGAGCCGATCGCCGTCGTCTCGACGGCCTGCCGGCTCCCCGGCAAGACCCGCACCCCGGACGACCTGTGGGACCTGGTGTCGGAGGGGCGGGACGCCGTCACCGGTTTCCCCGACGACCGCACCTGGGAACTCCCCGAGGACCTTCCGTACGCGCGACTCGGCGGTTTCCTCGACGACGCGGCCGGCTTCGACGCGGGCTTCTTCGACATCGGCGCGACCGAGGCCGTGGCGACCGAGCCCCTGCAGCGGCTCATGCTCCACCTCGCCTGGGAGACCGTCGAGCGCGGCCACATCGCACCCCACACCCTGCGCTCCACGCTCACCGGCGTCTACGTCGGCGCCACCGGCCACGACTACGCGACACGCCTGGAGACCGCCCCGGACGAGCTGCTGCCCTACCTGGGCGGCGGCACCTCCGGCAGTCTCGTCTCCGGCCGCATCGCGTACGCCCTCGGCCTCGAAGGCCCCGCCATCAGCGTGGACACCGCCTGCTCGTCCTCCCTGGTCGCCCTGCACCTGGCCTGCCAGGCGCTGCGCCGCGGGGAGTGCCGCCTTGCCCTGGCGGGCGGCGGCACCGTCATGTCGACGCCGCATACCTTCCACGCCTTCGCGCACCAGAAGTCCCTCGCACAGGACGGCCGTTGCAAACCCTTCGCGGCGGCGGCGGACGGCATGGGACTGGGTGAGGGGGTCGGCCTGGTCCTCCTCGAACGGCTCGGCGACGCACGGCGCAACGGCCATCCCGTACTCGCCGTCATCCGCGGCTCCGCGGTGAACCAGGACGGTGCGGGCTACGGGCTCGCGGCGCCCAACGGCCCCTCCCAGCAGGCCGTGATCCGTGCCGCGCTCGCCGACGCCGGGCTCACCCCCGGCCAGGTCGACGCCGTCGAGGCGCACGGGACGGGCACGCCCATCGGCGACGCCATCGAGGTGCAGGCTCTCCTCGCGACCTACGGCGCCGACCGCTCGCCCGAGCGGCCCCTGTGGCTCGGCTCCATCAAGTCCAACACCGGGCACACGCAGGGCGCCGCCGGTACCGCGGCGCTCATCAAGATGATCCAGGCGTTCCGGCACGACACGCTGCCGCCGACGCTCCACATCGACCGGCCCACCCCGCTCGCCACCTGGAAGAAGGGCACGGTCCGGCTCCTCACCGAGGCCGTCGACTGGCCGCGCCGCGACGAGCCGCGCCGGGTCGGCATCTCCGCCTTCGCCACCTCCGGCACGAACGCCCACCTCATCCTCGAAGAGCCCCCCGTACCGGACGAAGCACCCCCGACGCCGGACACCCTCGCCGCTGCCGCGGCCCCCGAACTCCCGGTGGCCTGGCCCCTGTCCGCGCGTACCCCCGAAGCCCTCCAGGAACTGGCGAAGGCCCTCGTCACGCACCTGGCGTCCGCCGACCCCACGCCCTCGACCACCGAGGTCGCCCACTCCCTCGCCGCCACCCGCAGCCCCCTGGAGCACCGCGCCGTCCTCATCGGCACGGACATCACGGGTCTCGTCGCCGCGGCCCGCGCGCTGGCCGCCGGCGACGACCACCCCGACCTGACCCGTACGCCCGCGGACGCCACCCCCAAGAAGATCGTCTGGCACTTCGACGGCACACCCGCTGCCGGCATCGAAGCAGCGGCCACCGACCTCGGCGGGGCTTTCCCCCTCTTCGCGGCGACCTTCGAGGAGACCCGGGCGCTCCTCGACACCCACATCCCGACCACCACGCCCGCGACTCTGCACTTCGCGGTGCACACCTCACTCGCCCGCGTGCTGCTGGAAGCCGGGGTGCACGCCCACACGGTCGGCGGAACCGGCGTCGGACACATCACCGCCGCGTACACGGCGGGCGTCCTGACCCTCGACGACGCGTGCCGCCTGGCCGCGGCCCACCTCACGACCACCGCGGACGGCGGATCACCCACCCCCGAGACGTACGGACCGGTGCTGAAGGAGCTGACGTTCCGGTCGGCGACCCTCGCGCTGACCGGCACCGCCCCGGCCGACACCCCCCTGTCCTCCCCCGGCTACTGGCACCACCACCTCGCCCCTGCCGACCCCGCCTCCCCCGACCTCGACCCCGAGACCCACACCGTCCTCGACCTGAGCGCCTTCTCCCCCTCGACATCCGCCGCCCGCACGGTCCTGACGGCGCTCGCCCGGCTGCACACCTCGGGCGGCACGGTCGACTGGACGCCGCTCACCCGGCGCACACCGCGACAGCGGACCATCGACCTCCCGACGTACCCCTTCCAGGCCACGCGTCACTGGCTGCACGACCACACCACGCACACCGCGGCGTGA
- a CDS encoding SH3 domain-containing protein → MMFRNAVSGCLAVALASVAFTGIAQADAQHVRDSGPSVSAPAAKPVKGTVTSRLGVNVRQYPTSKSKVVGTYRYRQVIDLTCKKTNGQPVNGNRVWYKVNKPNGWVTAAYVKNHAAVPLCK, encoded by the coding sequence ATGATGTTTCGAAATGCAGTGAGCGGATGTCTGGCGGTTGCTCTCGCTTCCGTCGCCTTCACCGGTATCGCCCAGGCGGACGCCCAGCACGTCCGGGACTCCGGCCCCTCGGTGTCGGCACCGGCCGCCAAGCCGGTCAAGGGCACCGTCACCTCGCGGCTCGGGGTCAACGTACGCCAGTACCCGACCTCCAAGTCCAAGGTCGTCGGGACCTACCGCTACCGTCAGGTAATCGACCTGACCTGCAAGAAGACAAACGGTCAGCCGGTCAACGGAAACCGTGTCTGGTACAAGGTCAACAAGCCCAACGGGTGGGTCACCGCCGCCTACGTCAAGAACCACGCCGCGGTGCCCCTCTGCAAGTAG
- a CDS encoding acyl carrier protein, with protein MTSTDNTPGQDATELEKQLAAATPEEREKLLTDTIRTQAGTLLNTTLSDDSNFLENGLNSLTALELTKTLMTLTGMEIAMVAIVENPTPAQLAHHLGQELAHTTA; from the coding sequence ATGACCAGCACCGACAACACGCCCGGCCAGGACGCCACCGAGCTGGAGAAGCAGCTCGCCGCCGCCACGCCCGAGGAGCGCGAGAAGCTCCTCACCGACACCATCCGCACGCAGGCCGGCACCCTTCTGAACACCACGCTGTCGGACGACAGCAACTTCCTGGAGAACGGCCTCAACTCCCTCACCGCCCTGGAACTCACCAAGACCCTGATGACGCTGACCGGCATGGAGATCGCGATGGTCGCCATCGTCGAGAACCCGACCCCGGCCCAGCTCGCCCACCACCTCGGCCAGGAACTCGCCCACACGACCGCGTAA
- a CDS encoding cytochrome P450 family protein, whose product MTDPTQDPHFPHDPYPAYAAMRSACPVRAVPAGSGGRTSYLITGYAEARAALADARLSKDTAAFFADKGSSRRLHPAVAHTMLADDPPRHTRLRGLVTATFTTGAVGKLRPFIARTTDDLLDQWPSGEECDLVAGLAVPLPVMVICELLGVPQADRPDVRRWSAELFAAGAPDVIDAASHAMADYMTDLIAAKRRAPGDSLLDRLIAARDGNDRLSEGELLSLAVLLLVAGHETTTNFLGNAVLALLQHPAELTRLRKNPEAIPGALDELLRFDSPVSTATFRFTKEAVTLGGTDIPAGVPVLVALGAANRDPARFPAPDSLDLNRDASAHLGFGHGIHRCVGAPLAKAEAEIALRALLTRFPALRLAVPHNHLTWRHTRLVRGLAALPVLT is encoded by the coding sequence GTGACCGACCCGACGCAGGACCCGCACTTCCCGCACGACCCGTACCCGGCCTACGCGGCGATGCGGTCCGCCTGCCCGGTGCGAGCCGTGCCCGCCGGATCCGGTGGCCGCACCAGCTACCTGATCACCGGCTATGCGGAGGCCCGCGCAGCGCTGGCCGACGCGCGGCTGTCGAAGGACACGGCCGCGTTCTTCGCGGACAAGGGGTCGAGCCGCCGCCTGCACCCGGCGGTGGCGCACACCATGCTGGCCGACGACCCGCCCCGGCACACGCGGCTGCGCGGGCTGGTGACCGCGACGTTCACGACCGGCGCCGTCGGGAAGCTGCGCCCGTTCATCGCACGCACCACGGACGACCTGCTGGACCAGTGGCCGTCGGGCGAGGAGTGCGACCTCGTGGCGGGCCTCGCGGTGCCGCTGCCGGTCATGGTGATCTGCGAACTGCTCGGCGTCCCGCAGGCCGACCGGCCCGATGTCCGGCGGTGGTCGGCGGAGCTGTTCGCGGCTGGGGCACCGGACGTCATCGACGCGGCGTCCCACGCGATGGCCGACTACATGACGGACCTGATCGCCGCCAAACGCCGGGCCCCAGGCGACTCGCTCCTCGACCGGCTCATCGCGGCCCGCGACGGAAACGACCGCCTGAGCGAGGGAGAACTGCTCTCCCTCGCGGTGCTGTTGCTCGTCGCCGGACACGAGACGACCACGAACTTCCTGGGCAACGCCGTCCTGGCACTCCTCCAGCACCCGGCCGAGCTGACCCGCCTCCGAAAGAACCCGGAGGCGATCCCCGGCGCGCTGGACGAGCTGCTGCGCTTCGACTCTCCGGTGAGCACGGCCACGTTCAGGTTCACCAAGGAAGCGGTCACGCTCGGCGGCACCGACATCCCGGCGGGCGTCCCGGTCCTGGTCGCGCTCGGAGCGGCGAACCGCGACCCGGCCCGCTTCCCCGCACCGGACTCGCTCGATCTGAACCGAGACGCTTCCGCGCACCTCGGCTTCGGTCACGGCATCCACCGCTGCGTCGGCGCTCCCCTCGCCAAGGCCGAGGCGGAGATCGCCCTGCGTGCGCTGCTCACGCGCTTCCCCGCGCTCCGGCTCGCCGTCCCGCACAACCACCTGACCTGGCGACACACCCGCCTCGTACGCGGCCTCGCGGCGCTGCCGGTCCTGACATGA
- a CDS encoding SAM-dependent methyltransferase — MTNNATTKKPPTVNKTVAPEPSDIGHYYDHKVFDLMTQLGDGNLHYGYWFDGGRQEATFDQAMVQMTDEMIRRLDPAPGDRVLDIGCGNGTPAMQLARARDVEVVGISVSARQVERGNRRAREAGLADRVRFEQVDAMNLPFDDASFDHCWALESMLHMPDKQQVLSEALRVVKPGARMPIADMVYLNPDPSKPRTATVSDTTIYAALTDIGDYPDIFRAAGWTVLELTDITSETAKTYDGYVEWIRAHRDEYVDIIGVEGYELFLHNQAALGKMPELGYIFATAQRP; from the coding sequence GTGACGAACAACGCGACGACCAAGAAGCCCCCGACGGTGAACAAGACCGTCGCACCCGAGCCGAGCGACATCGGGCACTACTACGACCACAAGGTCTTCGATCTGATGACTCAGCTCGGAGACGGCAATCTGCACTACGGCTACTGGTTCGACGGCGGCAGGCAGGAAGCCACCTTCGACCAGGCCATGGTCCAGATGACCGACGAGATGATCCGTCGCCTCGACCCCGCGCCCGGCGACCGGGTCCTCGACATCGGCTGCGGCAACGGCACCCCCGCCATGCAGCTGGCCCGCGCTCGCGACGTCGAGGTCGTCGGCATCTCCGTGAGCGCCCGCCAGGTCGAGCGCGGCAACCGCAGGGCACGGGAGGCGGGTCTCGCCGACCGGGTCAGGTTCGAGCAGGTCGACGCGATGAACCTGCCGTTCGACGACGCGTCGTTCGACCACTGCTGGGCCCTGGAGTCCATGCTCCACATGCCCGACAAGCAGCAGGTCCTCTCCGAGGCGCTCCGTGTCGTGAAGCCCGGCGCCCGCATGCCGATCGCCGACATGGTCTACCTCAACCCCGACCCGAGCAAGCCGCGCACCGCCACGGTCAGCGACACCACGATCTACGCCGCGCTCACCGACATCGGGGACTACCCCGACATCTTCCGCGCCGCCGGCTGGACGGTCCTCGAACTGACCGACATCACCAGCGAGACCGCCAAGACGTACGACGGGTACGTGGAGTGGATCCGCGCCCACCGTGACGAATACGTCGACATCATCGGCGTCGAGGGCTACGAACTCTTCCTGCACAACCAGGCGGCCCTCGGCAAGATGCCCGAACTCGGCTACATCTTCGCCACCGCGCAGCGCCCCTGA
- a CDS encoding sensor histidine kinase — protein sequence MLLKRLSDWGADHPPWSTAQKCAVAAFLLSLTVLDDVLLERLPPLQNAFAVGSAVVASLCAVPLESVSRTLRASVAVVASWTTTLFLLASDDAAGAWGVGELVALLLLLVGTVWRGSDHAAAILGPPLAVACMAIPARDSDPHEWTLAITLITVIVAAFSLLLRTQSEQRVRDLDALRAAERRELARELHDVVAHHVTGIVVQTKAARFAAQAPGGDAPNTQDPQETAAMLERIEREATEALGAMRRLVAVMRRADPGRPATTAPVASLADTRKLVADVTGDGCPDISLYIEPGIEDRLPPDVTAGVHRIVREALTNVRKHAADARHVRITLTTVDSGLELKIVDDGRNAAALPERAKGGGFGIEGMRERAAAMGGSLRTGPLPGGGWQNVAVLPLRAQTPRRRP from the coding sequence GTGCTCCTGAAGCGTCTCTCGGACTGGGGGGCGGATCACCCGCCCTGGTCCACGGCGCAGAAGTGCGCGGTGGCGGCTTTCCTGCTGTCTCTGACCGTGCTCGACGACGTTCTGCTGGAACGCCTGCCGCCGCTGCAGAACGCGTTCGCCGTTGGTTCGGCGGTCGTGGCGAGCCTGTGCGCGGTTCCGCTGGAGAGCGTCTCGCGCACCCTCAGGGCGAGTGTCGCGGTGGTCGCCTCGTGGACGACCACGCTCTTCCTCCTCGCGAGCGATGACGCCGCCGGCGCCTGGGGCGTGGGTGAGCTCGTCGCGCTCCTGTTGCTGCTGGTGGGGACGGTGTGGCGGGGCTCCGACCATGCCGCGGCGATCCTGGGGCCGCCCCTGGCGGTGGCCTGCATGGCGATTCCCGCCCGCGACTCGGACCCCCACGAATGGACGCTGGCGATCACGCTCATCACGGTGATCGTCGCGGCGTTCTCACTGCTGTTGCGCACGCAGTCGGAGCAGCGCGTTCGGGACCTCGACGCCCTGCGCGCCGCCGAACGCAGGGAACTGGCGCGCGAGTTGCACGACGTGGTCGCGCATCACGTCACCGGCATCGTCGTACAGACCAAGGCCGCGCGCTTCGCCGCCCAGGCCCCGGGCGGGGATGCGCCGAACACGCAGGACCCCCAGGAGACCGCGGCCATGCTGGAACGCATCGAGCGGGAGGCGACGGAGGCTCTCGGGGCGATGCGGCGCCTCGTGGCCGTCATGCGGCGCGCCGATCCGGGCAGGCCCGCGACCACGGCGCCGGTGGCGAGCCTGGCCGACACGCGGAAGCTGGTCGCCGACGTGACCGGTGACGGCTGCCCGGACATCTCCCTGTACATCGAGCCCGGCATCGAGGACCGTCTGCCGCCCGACGTGACGGCGGGCGTGCACCGCATCGTCCGCGAGGCACTCACCAACGTACGCAAGCACGCGGCCGATGCCCGGCACGTACGCATCACCCTGACGACGGTCGACTCCGGCCTGGAGCTGAAGATCGTCGACGACGGGCGCAACGCGGCGGCACTGCCCGAGCGGGCCAAGGGCGGCGGCTTCGGCATCGAGGGGATGCGGGAGCGTGCGGCGGCGATGGGCGGAAGTCTGCGGACGGGTCCGCTGCCGGGGGGCGGCTGGCAGAACGTCGCTGTTCTGCCGCTGCGAGCCCAGACGCCGCGCCGCCGGCCGTGA
- a CDS encoding alpha/beta fold hydrolase produces the protein MKNLRIPVSQTVSLNVRHRPAGGPGATGRPFLLLHGMLSNARMWDEVATRLAAAGHPVYAVDHRGHGESDAPPDGYENAAVVTDLVEAVTALGLSGALVAGHSWGAHLALRLTAEHPDLVAGLALIDGGWYEFDGPVMRAFWERTADVVRRAQQGTTSAADMRAYLKATHPEWSSTSVEARLADYRVGPDGLLIPRMTSEQVMSIVESLQREAPADWYPRITVPVRLLPLIPAIPQLSDQVRAWVAAAEAALDRVSVRWYPGSDHDLHAGAPDEIAADLLLLAREVTASAEATAPTDMMTPSEVTAYAREPRPGGKAGVRPA, from the coding sequence GTGAAGAACCTCCGCATCCCCGTGTCGCAGACCGTCTCCCTCAACGTCCGGCACCGGCCCGCGGGCGGACCGGGAGCCACGGGGCGTCCGTTCCTGCTGCTGCACGGCATGCTGTCGAACGCCCGCATGTGGGACGAGGTCGCCACCCGGCTCGCCGCCGCCGGGCACCCGGTCTACGCCGTCGACCACCGCGGCCACGGCGAGTCGGACGCGCCGCCGGACGGCTACGAGAACGCGGCCGTCGTCACGGACCTGGTCGAGGCCGTCACCGCCCTCGGTCTCTCCGGCGCGCTGGTGGCCGGGCACTCCTGGGGCGCGCACCTCGCGCTGCGCCTGACGGCCGAACACCCCGACCTGGTGGCCGGTCTGGCACTCATCGACGGCGGCTGGTACGAGTTCGACGGGCCGGTGATGCGGGCCTTCTGGGAGCGCACCGCCGACGTGGTGCGGCGCGCGCAGCAGGGCACCACGAGCGCCGCCGACATGCGCGCCTACCTGAAGGCCACGCACCCCGAATGGTCGTCCACCTCCGTCGAGGCGCGCCTCGCGGACTACCGCGTCGGCCCGGACGGCCTGCTCATCCCGCGCATGACATCGGAACAGGTCATGTCGATCGTCGAGAGCCTGCAGCGCGAGGCCCCCGCCGACTGGTACCCGAGGATCACCGTGCCGGTCCGGCTGCTCCCCCTCATCCCCGCGATACCCCAGCTGTCCGACCAGGTACGCGCGTGGGTCGCCGCGGCGGAAGCAGCCCTGGACCGGGTGAGCGTGCGCTGGTACCCGGGCTCCGACCACGATCTGCACGCGGGAGCGCCCGACGAGATCGCCGCGGACCTGCTCCTGCTCGCCCGCGAGGTGACGGCGTCCGCGGAAGCGACGGCACCCACGGACATGATGACGCCCTCGGAGGTCACGGCGTACGCGAGAGAGCCGCGTCCCGGCGGCAAGGCGGGAGTTAGACCCGCTTAA
- a CDS encoding SDR family oxidoreductase yields MTGETPVGNRQDVEVGGAVGAGGERGRPLALVTGAGRSAGIAASVVLDLARNGWDVAFTYWTPYDARMQWGAEPGAPEGLREQAGSLGARTFAVEADLSDPAVPGQLFDGVERELGNVSALVLCHCESVDSGLLDTTVESFDLHYAVNARATWLLIREYGLRFRGTHGSGRIVSLTSDDTAGNLPYGASKGAMDRITLSATRELAHLGVTCNAINPGPTDTGWMTEEQKTDMIRFTPLGRLGVPRDCAHLVSFLCSAEGGWINGQLLQSNGGMA; encoded by the coding sequence ATGACTGGTGAGACGCCCGTGGGGAACCGGCAGGACGTGGAAGTCGGGGGAGCCGTGGGAGCCGGGGGAGAGCGGGGGCGGCCGCTCGCCCTGGTCACGGGGGCGGGACGGTCGGCGGGGATCGCGGCGTCCGTCGTACTGGATCTGGCGCGGAACGGATGGGACGTCGCCTTCACGTACTGGACTCCGTACGACGCGCGGATGCAGTGGGGCGCGGAGCCCGGTGCGCCCGAGGGATTGCGGGAGCAGGCGGGGTCCCTCGGGGCGAGAACGTTCGCGGTCGAGGCGGACCTGAGCGATCCGGCCGTGCCGGGGCAGCTCTTCGACGGCGTCGAGCGTGAGCTGGGGAACGTCAGCGCGCTGGTGCTCTGCCACTGCGAGTCCGTCGACTCCGGCCTGCTCGACACCACGGTGGAGAGTTTCGACCTGCACTACGCGGTCAACGCGCGGGCGACATGGCTGCTGATCCGGGAGTACGGGCTGCGGTTCCGCGGGACGCACGGCAGTGGCCGCATCGTCAGCCTGACCAGCGATGACACCGCCGGCAATCTGCCGTACGGCGCCAGCAAGGGAGCGATGGACCGGATCACCCTGTCCGCCACGCGGGAACTCGCGCACCTGGGCGTGACCTGCAACGCGATCAACCCCGGACCGACCGACACCGGGTGGATGACCGAGGAACAGAAGACGGACATGATCCGCTTCACGCCTCTGGGACGCCTCGGCGTGCCGCGGGACTGCGCCCACCTCGTCTCGTTCCTCTGCTCCGCCGAGGGCGGATGGATCAACGGCCAGCTCCTCCAGAGCAACGGCGGCATGGCGTGA
- a CDS encoding DUF4232 domain-containing protein — MSSHGRTRRITRTAALVAAAAIAAPAGLLAAAGNASAAAPTCRTDQLKASWTDKGTAKSGAPTGEQETAVVELKNSGSETCTLKGQPGVSLTEGRNSETLRNSSDKPEPKPVSLDPGKSTTFTLVFLSEKDEPRQGFTPKTAVVTPPGNKDTVDLPWKWGPVTKQESATHPGNWVGPVGASVDVSSGKEAGKSGPGKVDCGSGRHGLSVRAVTTHGKGACPTAHKVADAYGKALDAKKKPPVTVTVNGAAWKCDEKQGKVNPYQECVSTKERGEKVQLLS; from the coding sequence ATGAGCAGTCACGGACGTACGCGTCGTATCACCCGTACCGCCGCCCTGGTCGCCGCCGCGGCCATCGCCGCTCCGGCGGGGCTTCTGGCGGCAGCCGGGAACGCGTCGGCGGCCGCGCCCACCTGCCGCACGGATCAGCTGAAGGCGTCGTGGACCGACAAGGGCACGGCCAAGTCCGGAGCGCCCACGGGCGAGCAGGAGACGGCCGTGGTGGAGCTGAAGAACTCCGGCTCCGAGACCTGCACCCTGAAGGGGCAGCCCGGTGTCTCGTTGACCGAGGGCAGGAACAGCGAGACCCTGCGCAACAGCAGTGACAAGCCGGAGCCGAAGCCGGTCTCGCTCGACCCGGGCAAGAGCACGACGTTCACTCTCGTCTTCCTCAGTGAGAAGGACGAGCCGAGGCAGGGCTTCACGCCGAAGACGGCCGTCGTGACTCCTCCCGGCAACAAGGACACCGTCGACCTGCCCTGGAAGTGGGGACCGGTCACCAAGCAGGAAAGTGCTACCCACCCGGGCAACTGGGTCGGGCCCGTCGGGGCGAGCGTCGATGTCTCCTCCGGCAAGGAGGCGGGCAAGAGCGGTCCTGGCAAAGTCGACTGCGGCAGTGGCCGGCACGGGCTGAGCGTCCGTGCCGTCACCACGCACGGCAAGGGCGCCTGCCCCACGGCGCACAAGGTCGCCGACGCGTACGGCAAGGCCCTGGACGCGAAGAAGAAGCCACCGGTCACCGTCACCGTGAACGGCGCGGCCTGGAAGTGCGACGAGAAGCAGGGCAAGGTCAATCCCTACCAGGAGTGCGTCAGCACGAAGGAGCGGGGCGAGAAGGTGCAGCTGCTCTCCTGA